Proteins co-encoded in one Malus sylvestris chromosome 7, drMalSylv7.2, whole genome shotgun sequence genomic window:
- the LOC126628983 gene encoding uncharacterized protein LOC126628983 has translation MGKEYWSLKYCAALWVKGLPFVKSLSGFWKFFLASGPKNVPVNFYDFAFPDIQWETLPEFKDLPLWERVSMRFTVFTLGISLSRSKDPPHSTFLLNWKVTQDSRLPAEFEITDYIYPSSTDKKNVLAVQVFRWSDGSYLEDQEHWWLSGIHRDVLLLPKPQVFIADYFFKSTVAEDFSYADIQVDVKIDNSRETSKDSILSNYTKEASLFDMASWYSSDGFADLASSNVASLKLNPSPSTRLGFHGYWLEGRLEKPRLWSAEQGLLICCFFLFLPVLLLRCWTFLGTGNILT, from the exons ATGGGAAAGGAATATT GGTCTCTGAAATATTG TGCGGCTCTTTGGGTCAAGGGCTTGCCTTTTGTCAAGTCCTTGTCAGGCTTTTGGAAATTCTTCTTGGCTTCCGGTCCTAAAAATGTTCCCGTAAATTTTTATGACTTTGCATTTCCTGATATTCAGTGGGAAACTTTGCCTG AATTTAAGGACCTACCTCTTTGGGAGAGGGTTAGCATGAGGTTTACTGTCTTCACTTTGGGAATCAGTCTCAGTAGATCCAAGGATCCACCACATTCAACTTTTCTGCTAAATTGGAAG GTCACTCAGGACAGCAGACTTCCTGCTGAATTTGAAATCACCGACTATATTTACCCATCCAGTACAGACAAGAAAAATGTATTAGCTGTTCAAGTTTTCAGATGGAGTGATGGCTCTTACCTTGAAGATCAAGAACATTGGTGGTTATCTGGCATTCATCGTGATGTGCTTCTCCTTCCCAAGCCACAG GTATTCATTGCAGACTATTTTTTCAAATCAACTGTGGCCGAGGACTTTTCTTATGCAGACATACAG GTTGATGTGAAAATAGATAACTCCAGAGAAACATCTAAAGATAGTATTCTTTCCAACTACACAAAAGAAGCTTCATTATTTGACATGGCTAGCTGGTACAGTAGTGATGGATTTGCTGATCTGGCCTCATCTAATGTGGCTAGTTTAAAGCTTAATCCCTCACCTAGCACACGCCTTGGATTTCATGGTTATTGGCTGGAAGGGAGACTGGAAAAGCCGAGGCTTTGGTCTGCTGAGCAAGGGCTCTTgatttgttgtttctttttgtttcttcccGTCTTGTTATTAAG ATGTTGGACGTTCCTGGGCACTGGGAATATTTTAACCTAA
- the LOC126629771 gene encoding DNA-directed RNA polymerase V subunit 1-like, which translates to MEEASTSNILDGEIVGIKFGLATHQEICTASISDCSISHASQLSNPFLGLPLEFGKCESCGTSEPGKCEGHFGYIELPVPIFHPNHVSELKRMLSLLCLKCLKMKKNKFPTKNSGLAERMLASCCEDAAQVSIGETKPTDSSCSLQLKRPSKSRTPPGFWNFLERYGFRYGDDHIRTLLPCEVLEMLKRIPQDTRRKLAAKGYFPQDGYILRHIPVPPNCLSVPEISDGVSVMSADPSISMLRKVLKQIEVIRSSRSGIPNFESQIVEANELQAIVDQYLQVRGTGKASRDIDARLGVNRELNASSTKAWLEKMRTLFIRKGSGFSSRSVITGDAYKRVNEVGIPYEIAQRITFEEKVNDHNIRYLQELVDKKLCLTYRDGSSTYSLREGSKGHTFLRPGQVVHRRILDGDLVFVNRPPTTHKHSLQALQVYVHDDHVVKINPLICGPLSADFDGDCIHLFYPQSLAAKAEVLELFSVEKQLLSSHSGKPNLQMATDSLLSLKMMFKNYFLDKSAAQQLAMFASSSLPRPALLKANAARSYWTALQILQTALPAHFDYCGEKYLVSKSEILKIDFNTSEVSAVMNDVATSVFFVKGGEDVLKFFDSLQPLLMENIFSEGFSVGLEDFYMSKTSIQDIQKNIQDTSDLLYHLRSTYNEFVEFQLESRIKNLKVPVSSFILESSAFGDLIDSKSDSAINKVVQQIGFLGLQLSDKGRFYSKTLVEDVASLYHNKYSFNMEYPSAEYGLVQSCFFHGLDPYEEIVHSIATREVIVRSSRGLTEPGTLFKNLMAILRDVVICYDGTVRNVCSNSVIQFEYGVNVGSRPPNLFPAGEPVGVLAATAMSNPAYKAVLDSTPSSNSSWELMKEILLCKVNFKNELIDRRVILYLSNCGCGRTFCRERAACLVKNQLKKVSLKDTAVEFMIEYSNQLSSLGSMVNDAGLVGHIHLKEELLRELNVGVDEIRQKCQETVNSFRRKRVGKKKFNIGYLFKNTVLFASEHCSFHHSCADKRSDSPCLMFFLQATEELETTSQYYADLICPVLLETIIKGDPRISSANIIWIDPDTTTWIRSPNKSQKGEWALDVVLEKSVVKQSGDAWRIVLDSCLPVLHLIDTRRSIPYAIKQIQELLGVSCAFDQAVQRLATAVTMVAKGVLKEHLILLANSMTCAGNFVGFNSSGYKALSRALNIQVPFTEATLFTPRKCFERAAEKCHMDSLSSIVASCSWGKHVAVGTGSRFDILWDTREGGLNQEGGLDVFNFLHMVSTANGEEATTGALGAEVDDLMVVDELADSCLSPELDSGLDRPVFEDIIEFEDKSETPPRKSSWENDSSVWGTNTTREDATSSWGKTPAREATTSTWGIDKAAEDTTPAWGTNTAREGATSAWGKTREHTTSAGGADKESESDTSSWGKTLPKEPPASTWGIAKAAEDTTPAWGTNTAREDATSAWGKTGEPTTSAWGASEKDTPSWGKTPAKETLTSTWGIDKAAEDTAPAWGTSTAREDATPAWGKSREKTTSAWGTDKESDNDTSSWGKNPARKPTTSTWGIDKVAEDTTPAWGTSTATEDATPAWGKSREKTASAWGTNKESENDTSSWGKTPARKPTNSTWGTEKAAEDTTPTSGTNTAREDATSTWGKTREHTTSTWGTDKASENVWSGRGAEKVAPIDLPPTTKDVDEKDNGWGAVSSGETETGNENAWVQNKSSEISTGSWGQKNPPETETQPASLSGWDSPSGDGNTGERHHQWGQNKKSRFEGSKSWVSSPGEWKNKNRPAKPPGMMNDNSSVVGLYTATRQRLDMFPSEEQDVLSNIEPVMRSIRRIMHQSGYNDGDPLSADDQSFIIDNVLNYHPDKAVKMGSGIGHLTVDRHGSFQDSRCFFVVTTDGHKEDFSYRKCLENYIKEKYADVAETFIGKYFTRRGGNRERNPTPSQYPIPQQTPIQTPIAEETVSQTPISEQTGNEETQ; encoded by the exons GATGCTGCACAAGTGTCTATTGGAGAGACTAAACCAACAGATAGCTCTTGTTCCTTGCAATTGAAGCGACCTTCTAAGTCAAGAACACCACCTGGTTTTTGGAATTTCCTAGAACGATATGGTTTTCGTTATGGTGATGATCATATACGGACTTTGCTTCCTTGTGAG GTGCTGGAGATGCTAAAGCGAATCCCTCAAGACACCAGGAGGAAACTTGCTGCAAAAGGCTATTTTCCTCAAGATGGATACATCTTGCGTCATATACCTGTCCCTCCGAACTGTTTATCCGTGCCTGAGATTTCAGATGGTGTTAGCGTTATGTCCGCG GATCCTTCGATTTCAATGCTTAGAAAAGTTCTAAAGCAAATTGAAGTCATCAGAAGTTCAAGGTCGGGCATACCCAATTTTGAATCCCAAATTGTAGAAGCCAATGAACTTCAAGCAATTGTAGATCAGTATCTTCAAGTTAGGGGTACTGGGAAGGCATCACGAGACATTGATGCAAGATTAGGGGTTAATAGGGAGCTTAATGCCTCTTCAACGAAAGCTTGGCTTGAAAAAATGAGGACACTGTTCATCAGAAAGGGTTCAGGCTTCTCTTCCCGCTCAGTGATTACGGGGGATGCATATAAAAGGGTGAATGAAGTTGGCATCCCTTATGAAATTGCTCAAAGAATCACCTTTGAGGAGAAGGTTAATGACCATAACATTAGGTACCTACAAGAGCTAGTAGATAAGAAGTTGTGCCTAACCTATAGGGATGGTTCATCAACTTACTCATTAAGGGAAGGTTCCAAAGGGCACACATTTTTGAGGCCTGGTCAAGTGGTGCATCGGAGGATTCTGGACGGGGACCTTGTCTTCGTAAACAGGCCCCCAACCACACACAAACATTCACTACAAGCACTACAAGTGTATGTGCATGATGACCATGTGGTGAAAATAAATCCTCTGATATGTGGGCCACTAAGTGCTGACTTTGATGGTGATTGCATCCATTTGTTCTATCCGCAATCGCTTGCTGCAAAGGCAGAAGTTTTGGAGCTTTTTTCAGTGGAGAAGCAGCTGCTTAGCTCTCATAGTGGAAAGCCAAATTTGCAAATGGCCACTGATTCACTGTTGTCATTGAAGATGATgtttaaaaactattttttgGATAAATCAGCAGCTCAGCAACTGGCCATGTTTGCTTCATCTTCCTTGCCACGACCTGCATTATTGAAAGCAAATGCTGCTCGCTCATATTGGACTGCTTTGCAGATATTACAGACTGCATTGCCTGCTCACTTTGATTACTGTGGGGAAAAGTACTTAGTCAGTAAAAGTGAGATACTGAAAATTGATTTCAATACAAGTGAAGTTTCAGCAGTGATGAATGACGTTGCTACCTcagttttcttcgttaaaggtGGCGAAGATGTCCTCAAATTCTTTGATTCTCTACAGCCCTTGCTGATGGAGAACATATTTTCAGAAGGGTTCAGCGTTGGTTTGGAAGATTTTTACATGTCAAAGACATCAATACAAGATATTCAGAAGAATATTCAGGATACTTCAGATTTGTTGTATCATCTGAGGTCAACCTACAATGAATTTGTAGAGTTTCAGTTAGAGAGTCGAATCAAAAACTTGAAAGTACCAGTTTCAAGTTTTATCTTGGAGTCATCTGCATTTGGTGATTTAATCGACTCCAAGAGTGATTCGGCAATCAACAAAGTTGTACAACAAATTGGGTTCCTAGGCCTACAACTCTCTGATAAGGGAAGATTCTACTCGAAGACGTTAGTTGAGGATGTGGCCTCTCTCTATCACAACAAGTATTCTTTTAACATGGAGTATCCCTCTGCAGAATATGGACTAGTTCAAAGCTGTTTCTTCCATGGGTTAGATCCATACGAGGAGATAGTTCACTCCATTGCTACACGAGAGGTGATTGTTCGGTCCTCAAGAGGATTGACCGAACCTGGGAccttatttaaaaatttaatggcCATTCTTCGGGATGTGGTTATTTGCTATGATGGCACGGTCAGAAATGTATGTAGCAATTCAGTAATCCAATTTGAGTATGGAGTCAACGTTGGATCTAGGCCCCCGAATCTGTTCCCTGCTGGTGAACCTGTTGGTGTGTTAGCTGCCACTGCAATGTCAAATCCTGCGTACAAGGCAGTTCTTGATTCTACCCCAAGCAGCAATTCTTCATGGGAGCTGATGAAG GAAATTTTGCTTTGCAAAGTCAATTTTAAGAATGAGCTCATTGATCGCCGTGTAATTTTGTACTTGAGTAACTGTGGTTGTGGAAGAACATTCTGCCGAGAACGTGCAGCATGTTTGGTTAAGAATCAGTTGAAGAAAGTCAGTCTTAAAGATACTGCAGTTGAATTCATGATTGA ATATAGCAATCAGCTTTCTAGTTTGGGAAGTATGGTAAATGATGCAGGCCTGGTTGGTCATATTCATCTTAAAGAG GAGCTGTTAAGGGAGTTAAATGTTGGTGTAGACGAGATTCGACAAAAATGCCAAGAAACTGTTAATTCATTTCGGAGGAAGAGAGTTGGGAAGAAGAAGTTCAACATTGGCTATCTTTTCAAAAATACAGTTTTGTTTGCCAG TGAGCATTGCTCGTTTCATCATTCCTGTGCAGACAAAAGATCTGACTCCCCATGCTTGATGTTCTTCCTTCAAGCTACTGAAGAGTTGGAGACCACTTCGCAATACTATGCTGACTTGATTTGCCCTGTGCTTTTAGAAACAATAATAAAAG GTGACCCTCGAATTTCGTCGGCAAATATAATATGGATTGATCCAGATACAACAACTTGGATTAGAAGCCCAAATAAATCTCAAAAGGGTGAATGGGCTTTGGATGTTGTTCTGGAGAAATCTGTTGTCAAGCAAAGCGGTGATGCATGGAGAATCGTTCTCGATTCTTGCCTCCCCGTGCTTCACCTAATTGACACCAGACGTTCCATCCCATATGCCATCAAACAGATTCAAGAGCTGTTGGGAGTGTCTTGTGCTTTTGATCAAGCAGTTCAG CGCCTCGCAACAGCTGTTACAATGGTGGCGAAAGGTGTCCTGAAAGAGCATCTTATCCTCCTGGCAAATAGCATGACATGTGCTGGAAATTTTGTTGGCTTTAATTCTAGTGGATATAAGGCACTATCTCGCGCATTGAATATTCAAGTACCATTTACAGAAGCAACACTTTTT ACACCAAGAAAGTGCTTTGAGAGAGCAGCTGAAAAGTGCCACATGGATTCTTTGTCAAGCATAGTTGCATCATGTTCATGGGGTAAACATGTTGCTGTTGGTACTGGATCCAGGTTTGATATCCTGTGGGACACACGAGAG ggAGGATTGAATCAAGAGGGTGGATTAGATGTTTTCAACTTTCTGCATATGGTGAGCacagcaaatggagaagaagcAACTACGGGAGCACTGGGGGCAGAAGTTGACGATCTTATGGTGGTAGATGAATTAGCAGATTCGTGCTTATCGCCAGAACTTGATTCTGGTCTAGATAGACCCGTCTTTGAAGATATTATTGAATTTGAGGACAAATCAGAAACTCCTCCTAGAAAATCAAGTTGGGAAAATGATTCCTCTGTATGGGGGACAAATActacaagagaagatgccacatcatctTGGGGGAAAACTCCAGCTAGAGAAGCTACCACATCTACTTGGGGGATAGATAAGGCAGCAGAAGATACCACTCCCGCATGGGGGACAAATACTGCCAGGGAAGGTGCGACATCTGCCTGGGGGAAAACTAGAGAGCATACCACTTCTGCAGGGGGCGCAGACAAGGAAAGTGAAAGTGATACATCATCGTGGGGTAAAACTCTACCTAAAGAACCTCCCGCATCTACTTGGGGGATAGCCAAGGCAGCAGAAGATACCACTCCAGCATGGGGGACAAATACtgccagagaagatgccacatctgcctgggggaAAACTGGAGAACCTACCACTTCTGCCTGGGGGGCAAGTGAAAAAGATACACCATCTTGGGGGAAAACTCCAGCTAAAGAAACTTTGACATCCACTTGGGGGATAGATAAGGCAGCAGAAGATACCGCTCCTGCATGGGGGACAAGTACtgccagagaagatgccacacctGCCTGGGGGAAATCTAGAGAAAAGACTACTTccgcctggggaacagataaggaaAGTGATAATGATACATCATCTTGGGGGAAAAATCCAGCTAGAAAACCTACCACCTCTACTTGGGGCATAGATAAGGTAGCAGAAGATACCACTCCTGCATGGGGAACAAGTACTGCCACAGAAGATGCCACACCTGCCTGGGGGAAATCTAGagaaaaaactgcttctgcctggggaacaaataaggaaagtgaaaatgacacaTCATCTTGGGGGAAAACTCCAGCCAGAAAACCTACCAACTCTACTTGGGGGACAGAGAAGGCAGCAGAAGATACCACTCCTACGTCAGGGACAAATACtgccagagaagatgccacatctacctgggGGAAAACTAGAGAACATACCACTTCTACCTGGgggacagataaggcaagtgaaaatgtttGGAGTGGTAGAGGGGCAGAGAAAGTCGCACCAATAGACCTCCCGCCAACAACAAAAGACGTAGATGAAAAGGACAATGGATGGGGTGCTGTTTCTTCTGGGGAAACAGAAACAGGGAATGAAAATGCTTGGGTACAGAATAAGTCTTCCGAAATTTCGACTGGTTCTTGGGGGCAGAAAAATCCTCCCGAGACAGAAACTCAACCTGCAAGCTTGTCTGGGTGGGATTCACCTAGTGGAGACGGTAATACTGGTGAAAGACATCACCAATGGGGACAAAACAAGAAAAGTCGTTTTGAAGGTTCAAAGAGTTGGGTTTCTAGTCCCGGGGAGTGGAAGAATAAGAACCGTCCTGCTAAACCACCTGGTATGATGAATGATAATTCCAGTGTGGTTGGACTCTATACTGCAACAAGACAAAGATTGGATATGTTCCCTAGCGAGGAGCAAGATGTTCTTTCTAATATTGAACCTGTTATGCGCTCTATCCGAAGAATAATGCATCAATCTGG GTACAATGATGGGGATCCACTGTCAGCTGATGACCAGTCATTTATAATTGATAATGTTCTCAATTACCACCCGGATAAAGCTGTTAAAATGGGTTCTGGAATTGGCCATCTCACA GTTGATAGGCACGGCAGTTTCCAGGACAGCAGATGCTTTTTTGTTGTGACAACAGACGGTCACAAGGAAGATTTTTCATATAGAAAATGCCTGGAGAATTACATCAAGGAAAAGTATGCTGATGTCGCCGAAACATTCATAGGCAAGTATTTTACCAGGAGAGGAGGGAATCGGGAGCGAAACCCCACTCCCAGTCAATACCCCATTCCACAACAGACTCCAATTCAAACTCCCATTGCAGAGGAAACTGTAAGTCAAACCCCCATTTCGGAGCAAACTGGGAACGAGGAGACGCAGTAG